One genomic segment of Pseudomonas fortuita includes these proteins:
- a CDS encoding aspartate aminotransferase family protein, with product MNMPETATVGIASQLKLDAHWMPYTANRNFHRDPRLIVAAEGNYLVDDQGRKIFDALSGLWTCGAGHTRKEITDAVTRQLSTLDYSPAFQFGHPLSFQLAEKITQLTPGELNHVFYTNSGSECADTALKMVRAYWRLKGQATKTKIIGRARGYHGVNIAGTSLGGVNGNRKMFGQLLDVDHLPHTVLPVNAFSKGLPEEGGIALADEMLKLIELHDASNIAAVIVEPLAGSAGVLPPPKGYLKRLREICTQHNILLIFDEVITGFGRMGAMTGAEAFGVTPDLMCIAKQVTNGAIPMGAVIASSEIYQTFMNQPTPEYAVEFPHGYTYSAHPVACAAGIAALDLLQKENLVQSAAELAPHFEKLLHGVKGTKNVVDIRNYGLAGAIQIAARDGDAIVRPYEVAMKLWKAGFYVRFGGDTLQFGPTFNTTPQQLDRLFDAVGENLNLID from the coding sequence ATGAACATGCCCGAAACCGCTACCGTCGGTATCGCCAGCCAGCTCAAGCTGGATGCCCACTGGATGCCCTACACCGCCAACCGCAACTTCCACCGTGACCCACGGTTGATCGTGGCGGCCGAAGGCAACTATTTGGTCGATGACCAAGGGCGCAAGATCTTTGATGCCCTGTCGGGTCTGTGGACTTGCGGCGCCGGGCACACCCGCAAGGAAATCACCGACGCGGTGACCCGCCAGCTGAGTACTCTGGATTACTCTCCGGCGTTTCAGTTTGGCCACCCGCTGTCGTTCCAGCTGGCCGAGAAGATCACCCAGCTGACCCCTGGTGAACTGAATCACGTCTTTTATACCAACTCCGGTTCCGAGTGCGCCGATACCGCGCTGAAGATGGTCCGTGCCTACTGGCGCCTGAAAGGCCAGGCGACCAAGACCAAGATCATTGGCCGTGCCCGTGGCTATCACGGCGTGAACATCGCTGGTACCAGCCTGGGTGGCGTCAACGGTAACCGCAAGATGTTCGGCCAGTTGCTTGATGTCGACCACCTGCCTCACACCGTACTGCCGGTGAACGCCTTCTCCAAGGGGCTGCCAGAAGAGGGCGGTATTGCCCTGGCGGACGAAATGCTCAAGCTGATCGAGCTGCACGATGCCTCCAACATCGCTGCGGTGATCGTTGAGCCGCTGGCCGGCTCGGCCGGTGTACTGCCGCCGCCGAAGGGTTACCTGAAGCGCCTGCGTGAAATCTGCACCCAGCACAACATCCTGCTGATCTTCGACGAAGTGATCACCGGCTTCGGCCGCATGGGGGCGATGACCGGCGCCGAAGCGTTCGGCGTGACCCCGGACCTGATGTGCATCGCCAAGCAGGTAACCAACGGCGCCATCCCGATGGGCGCGGTGATTGCCAGCAGCGAGATCTATCAGACTTTCATGAACCAGCCGACCCCTGAATACGCCGTAGAATTCCCGCACGGCTACACCTATTCGGCTCACCCGGTAGCCTGCGCCGCCGGTATCGCCGCGCTGGACCTGTTGCAGAAGGAAAACCTGGTGCAGTCCGCCGCCGAGCTGGCGCCGCACTTCGAGAAGCTGCTGCACGGCGTGAAAGGCACCAAAAACGTCGTTGATATCCGTAACTACGGCTTGGCCGGCGCCATTCAGATCGCCGCCCGTGACGGTGATGCCATTGTCCGCCCTTACGAAGTGGCGATGAAGTTGTGGAAGGCAGGCTTCTATGTACGCTTCGGTGGCGACACCCTGCAGTTCGGCCCAACATTCAACACCACGCCGCAGCAACTGGATCGCCTGTTCGACGCCGTTGGCGAAAACCTGAACCTGATCGACTGA
- a CDS encoding multidrug effflux MFS transporter has translation MNLRMVLILGALSAFGPLAIDFYLPAFPAMAQAFATDEKHIQATLAAYFLGLSIGQLAYGPVADRFGRRIPLMFGVTLFTLASLACAYAPNLDTLVLARFVQALGGCAGMVLSRAIVSDKCDPVASAKVFSQLMLVMGLAPILAPMLGGVLVNLAGWQSIFLALSLFSAGCLLAVSLGLPESLPAHMPRQPLSGALRQYLRLLADRLFLGHALTGGIAIAGMFAYIAGSPFVFIKLYDVPAEHYGWLFGTNAAGFILVAQVNARLLAKRGPAFLLARGVWVYLAAGLALLGVAALQPTQLWPLLVPLFICIASLGCIIPNASACAMSGQGARAGSASALMGCLQFSVAAGAAALVGVLHDGSAVPMAMVISVCGALAVSVALLTRRLQARRPA, from the coding sequence ATGAACCTGCGAATGGTGCTCATCCTGGGTGCACTCAGTGCGTTCGGGCCCTTGGCGATCGACTTTTACCTGCCCGCCTTCCCGGCCATGGCGCAGGCGTTCGCCACCGATGAAAAACACATCCAGGCCACTTTGGCCGCCTACTTCCTCGGCCTGTCTATCGGCCAGTTGGCCTATGGCCCGGTAGCCGACCGCTTTGGCCGGCGCATACCGCTGATGTTCGGGGTAACCCTGTTCACCCTGGCGTCGCTGGCCTGTGCCTATGCCCCCAACCTCGACACCCTGGTGCTGGCACGCTTCGTCCAGGCCTTGGGTGGTTGTGCCGGCATGGTGCTGTCGCGGGCCATCGTCAGCGACAAGTGCGACCCGGTGGCCTCGGCCAAGGTGTTTTCGCAACTGATGCTGGTCATGGGGCTGGCGCCGATCCTGGCACCGATGCTGGGCGGGGTGCTGGTGAACCTCGCGGGCTGGCAGTCGATTTTCCTGGCCTTGAGCCTGTTCAGTGCCGGCTGCCTGCTGGCGGTCAGCCTGGGCCTGCCGGAAAGCCTGCCTGCGCACATGCCGCGTCAGCCGCTGTCTGGCGCTTTGCGCCAGTACCTGCGGTTGCTGGCTGACCGGTTGTTCCTTGGCCATGCGTTGACCGGCGGCATCGCCATTGCCGGCATGTTTGCCTACATCGCTGGTTCGCCTTTCGTGTTCATCAAGCTGTATGACGTGCCGGCCGAGCACTACGGCTGGCTGTTCGGCACCAACGCTGCCGGCTTTATCCTGGTGGCGCAGGTGAATGCACGTTTGTTGGCCAAGCGTGGGCCGGCGTTTCTGTTGGCGCGCGGGGTGTGGGTGTACCTGGCGGCAGGCCTGGCGCTGTTGGGTGTGGCTGCCTTGCAGCCGACACAGTTGTGGCCGCTGCTGGTACCGCTATTCATCTGCATCGCCAGCCTGGGCTGCATCATCCCTAACGCCTCTGCATGCGCGATGAGCGGGCAGGGTGCGCGGGCTGGCAGCGCCTCGGCACTGATGGGCTGCTTGCAGTTCAGCGTCGCCGCAGGGGCGGCGGCACTGGTCGGTGTGCTGCATGATGGCAGTGCGGTACCGATGGCGATGGTGATCAGCGTGTGCGGTGCACTGGCGGTCAGTGTCGCGCTGCTGACCCGGCGCTTGCAGGCCAGGCGTCCCGCATAA
- a CDS encoding ArsR/SmtB family transcription factor: MNAASSISQIASLMADPKRSAMLWALIDGTPRLANELAIMTGLTSSSACAHLSLLSSAGLLRHEARGRKRYFRLATPQVGAAVEALASVQLESARGARAKAPVSPLPMSMRRARRCGDHLGGELASELYHRLVVAGWLEGSGRQLMVSDEGRLQLASVGVYIDALAPHQQRGCVICRCTEWDDQAPHLGGVLGQALFRLFLQSGWMREAEDTRALHISALGIQQINRIARVATLQVG; the protein is encoded by the coding sequence ATGAACGCAGCCAGCAGTATCAGCCAGATTGCCAGCCTGATGGCCGACCCCAAGCGTAGTGCCATGTTGTGGGCACTGATCGATGGTACGCCGCGGCTGGCCAATGAGCTCGCCATAATGACCGGCCTGACCTCGTCATCGGCGTGCGCGCACCTTTCGTTACTGTCGTCGGCCGGTTTGCTCAGGCATGAAGCGCGGGGCCGCAAGCGATATTTTCGCCTGGCGACACCGCAGGTGGGGGCAGCCGTGGAGGCCCTGGCCAGCGTTCAGTTGGAGAGCGCCAGAGGGGCGCGTGCCAAGGCGCCGGTCTCACCGCTGCCCATGTCGATGCGCCGGGCGCGCCGTTGTGGCGATCACCTTGGCGGGGAACTGGCCAGCGAGCTGTACCATCGACTGGTGGTGGCCGGCTGGCTGGAAGGTAGCGGTCGACAGTTGATGGTCAGTGACGAGGGGCGTTTACAGTTGGCCTCGGTCGGGGTCTACATCGATGCCTTGGCGCCCCACCAGCAACGTGGTTGCGTGATTTGCCGTTGCACCGAGTGGGACGACCAGGCCCCGCACTTGGGCGGTGTGCTGGGCCAGGCACTGTTCAGGCTATTCCTGCAATCGGGCTGGATGCGTGAGGCCGAGGACACGCGGGCATTGCATATCTCGGCGCTGGGCATCCAGCAGATCAATCGCATAGCCCGCGTGGCAACGTTGCAGGTTGGGTAA
- a CDS encoding SDR family oxidoreductase has product MANAKTALIIGASRGLGLGLVQRLNEDGWNITATVRNPQQPGALADVPGVRIEQLEMNDTAQLDGLQQRLHGQVFDLVFVNAGVMGPLPQNLETVQRSDIGDLFMTNAVAPIRVARRLVGQVREGSGVLAFMSSILGSVTIPDGGEICLYKASKAALNSMINSFVVEQQRPDLCVLAMHPGWVKTDMGGENAEIDVFTSTRGMLDQINAQSGTGGLRFINYKGEPLVW; this is encoded by the coding sequence ATGGCTAACGCAAAAACCGCACTTATCATTGGCGCCTCGCGCGGGCTTGGCCTTGGCCTGGTGCAGCGCCTGAACGAAGACGGCTGGAACATCACCGCCACCGTGCGCAACCCGCAGCAACCCGGCGCCCTGGCAGACGTGCCTGGCGTGCGCATCGAACAGCTGGAAATGAACGACACCGCCCAGCTCGATGGCTTGCAACAACGCCTGCATGGCCAAGTGTTCGATCTGGTGTTCGTTAACGCGGGCGTCATGGGGCCCCTGCCGCAAAACCTGGAAACGGTACAGCGCAGCGACATCGGCGACTTGTTCATGACCAATGCCGTGGCCCCGATCCGCGTGGCCCGTCGCCTGGTGGGCCAGGTACGCGAAGGCAGCGGCGTGCTGGCCTTCATGAGTTCGATCCTGGGCAGCGTGACCATCCCCGACGGTGGTGAAATCTGCCTGTACAAGGCCAGCAAGGCAGCGCTGAACTCAATGATCAACAGCTTCGTGGTCGAGCAACAGCGCCCCGACCTGTGCGTACTGGCCATGCACCCAGGCTGGGTGAAAACCGACATGGGTGGCGAAAACGCCGAAATTGACGTGTTCACCAGCACCCGCGGCATGCTCGACCAGATCAATGCACAAAGCGGCACCGGCGGCCTGCGCTTCATCAACTACAAGGGCGAACCCTTGGTCTGGTGA
- a CDS encoding heavy-metal-associated domain-containing protein, translating into MQVFNVQGMTCGHCVKAVTRAVQEQDAAAKVEIDLAAKQVRVQSELGQEQILTAIRDEGYQAELA; encoded by the coding sequence ATGCAAGTGTTCAATGTACAAGGCATGACCTGCGGCCATTGCGTGAAAGCCGTGACCCGCGCGGTGCAGGAGCAGGATGCAGCGGCCAAGGTCGAGATCGACCTGGCGGCCAAGCAGGTACGAGTGCAGAGTGAACTGGGGCAGGAGCAGATCCTTACCGCCATTCGTGATGAAGGTTATCAGGCCGAACTCGCCTGA
- a CDS encoding IMPACT family protein gives MPSTLLDLCEYREEIRKSRFITLAGPISSAADAMSFIERHSDLAATHNCWAWKLGAQYRSSDDGEPGGTAGRPILAAIEAQDCDQVVVLVIRWYGGIQLGTGGLARAYGGGANKCLQQAPKRLLVQRSEFTCSCSFSELALVKLRLAEVDGLVLDEQFTANGVDLLIALGDAHLAPLQQQLADLSRGRILLEAR, from the coding sequence ATGCCTTCTACCCTGCTCGACCTCTGCGAATACCGCGAGGAAATACGCAAAAGCCGCTTCATCACCCTTGCCGGGCCGATCAGCAGTGCTGCCGATGCGATGAGTTTCATCGAACGCCACAGCGACCTGGCTGCCACTCACAACTGCTGGGCCTGGAAGCTCGGCGCGCAGTACCGCAGCAGCGATGACGGCGAACCCGGCGGGACCGCAGGCAGGCCGATCCTGGCTGCTATCGAAGCGCAGGACTGCGACCAGGTCGTTGTGCTGGTGATCCGCTGGTACGGCGGCATCCAGCTGGGCACTGGTGGCCTGGCCAGGGCCTATGGCGGCGGCGCCAACAAGTGCCTGCAACAGGCGCCCAAGCGGCTGCTGGTGCAGCGCAGCGAATTCACCTGCAGCTGCAGTTTCAGCGAACTTGCGCTGGTAAAACTTCGGCTGGCGGAGGTCGACGGCCTGGTACTGGATGAACAGTTCACTGCCAATGGCGTCGACCTGCTGATTGCACTCGGCGACGCCCACCTGGCGCCGCTGCAGCAGCAACTGGCTGACCTGAGCCGCGGGCGCATCCTGCTCGAAGCACGCTGA
- a CDS encoding LysR family transcriptional regulator, with protein sequence MMSRRPDPLAQVSDFDIRLLKIYRSVVECGGFSAAENVLGIGRSAISQQMNDLEQRLGLRLCQRGRAGFSLTEEGREVYHSALQLLSALESFRTEVNGLHQHLRGELNIGLTDNLVTLPHMRITHALAELKDRGPEVRIQIRMIAPSQVEHGVLDGSLHVGVVPQTSPLSGLEYQPLYSERSLLYCAVGHPLFYADDQQVDDDRLNSQEAITPTFRLPADIQAHYQALNCTASASDREGMAFLILTGRYIGYLPDHYATFWVQQGRLRALKPQQRFYDLSLSWVTRKGRRPNLVLESFLESLAATR encoded by the coding sequence CTGATGAGCCGACGCCCCGATCCACTCGCCCAAGTCAGCGATTTCGACATCCGCTTGCTGAAGATCTACCGCAGCGTGGTCGAATGCGGCGGCTTCTCGGCCGCCGAAAACGTGCTGGGCATTGGCCGCTCGGCCATCAGCCAGCAAATGAACGACCTTGAGCAACGCCTGGGGTTGCGCCTGTGCCAGCGCGGCCGCGCCGGTTTCTCGCTGACCGAGGAAGGCCGCGAGGTCTACCATTCGGCACTGCAACTGCTAAGCGCCCTGGAAAGCTTTCGCACCGAGGTAAACGGCCTGCACCAGCACTTGCGTGGCGAATTGAACATTGGCCTTACCGATAACCTGGTCACCCTGCCGCACATGCGCATCACCCATGCCCTGGCCGAACTCAAGGACCGTGGGCCCGAGGTGCGTATCCAGATCCGCATGATCGCCCCCAGCCAGGTCGAACATGGCGTGCTCGACGGCAGCCTGCATGTCGGTGTGGTACCCCAGACCAGCCCGCTGTCGGGCCTTGAGTACCAACCGTTGTACAGCGAACGCTCGCTGTTGTACTGCGCCGTTGGGCACCCGCTGTTCTATGCCGATGACCAGCAGGTCGACGACGACCGCCTCAACAGCCAGGAAGCCATTACCCCCACCTTCCGCCTGCCAGCCGACATCCAGGCCCATTACCAGGCGTTGAACTGCACGGCCAGTGCTTCGGACCGCGAAGGCATGGCGTTTCTGATCCTCACCGGGCGCTACATCGGCTACCTGCCCGACCACTACGCCACGTTCTGGGTGCAGCAAGGCCGCTTGCGTGCCCTCAAACCCCAACAGCGCTTCTATGACCTGAGCCTGAGCTGGGTAACCCGCAAGGGCCGGCGGCCGAACCTGGTCCTGGAAAGCTTCCTGGAGAGCCTGGCTGCGACACGTTGA
- a CDS encoding heavy metal translocating P-type ATPase, protein MPASTTYDLPIAGMTCASCAGRVERALRKVTGAEQVSVNLATEQARVQAPANSLPALVDAVREAGYSVPSRTVELQIGGMTCASCVGRVERALGKLPGVEQVSVNLASERAHLKVLEALDDNLLIDAVQKAGYSASLPQTVKDEQNAAQRKLRNERLAVGAALLLALPLVLPMLVQPFGLHWMLPAWAQFLLATPVQFILGARFYVAAWKAVRAGAGNMDLLVALGTSAGYGLSLYQWAQAPAGMVPHLYFEASAVVIALVLLGKYLESRAKRQTASAIRALEALRPERAVRIVDGQEQDVAIAQLRLGDLVLVKPGERFPVDGVVEDGSSHADEALISGESLPVPKQPGDSVTGGAINGEGRLRVRTQALGTETVLARIIRLVEDAQAAKAPIQKLVDRVSQVFVPAVLVLALITLIGWWLAGAPLETALINAVAVLVIACPCALGLATPAAIMAGTGVAARHGILIKDAEALERAHAVNCVVFDKTGTLTSGSPRVVHSQAQVGSSADLHRLAGALQRGSEHPLAKAVLDACADQGLEVPIVTGSQSLTGRGIAGRVEDRELALGNRRLLDESALQPGDLAAKAQAWEAEGRTLSWLIERGTQPRVLGLFAFGDSLKPGAAQAIDTLRAQHISSHLLTGDNRGSANVVADALGIDDVHAEVLPADKAATVAALKQNGVVAMVGDGINDAPALAAADIGIAMGGGTDVAMQAAGITLMRGDPRLVPAALEISRKTYAKIRQNLFWAFIYNLVGIPLAALGYLNPVLAGAAMALSSVSVVSNALWLKAWKPTSTTEEAP, encoded by the coding sequence ATGCCCGCATCCACCACGTATGACCTGCCGATCGCCGGCATGACCTGCGCCAGCTGTGCCGGCCGGGTCGAGCGCGCCCTGCGCAAGGTCACCGGCGCTGAACAGGTCAGCGTCAACCTCGCCACCGAACAGGCCCGGGTCCAGGCCCCGGCCAACAGCCTGCCCGCCCTGGTCGACGCCGTGCGCGAAGCCGGCTACAGCGTGCCCAGCCGTACTGTCGAATTGCAAATTGGCGGCATGACCTGCGCCAGCTGCGTCGGCCGCGTGGAGCGCGCCCTGGGCAAGCTGCCCGGGGTCGAGCAGGTCAGCGTCAACCTCGCCAGCGAACGCGCGCACCTCAAGGTGCTCGAGGCCCTCGACGATAACCTGCTGATCGACGCGGTGCAAAAGGCCGGCTATAGCGCCAGCCTGCCGCAAACGGTCAAAGACGAACAAAACGCTGCCCAGCGCAAATTGCGCAATGAGCGCCTGGCGGTCGGCGCCGCCTTGCTGTTGGCCCTGCCACTGGTACTGCCAATGCTGGTGCAGCCGTTCGGCCTGCACTGGATGTTGCCCGCGTGGGCGCAGTTCCTGCTGGCCACACCCGTGCAGTTCATACTCGGCGCACGCTTCTACGTAGCGGCCTGGAAGGCCGTGCGCGCCGGTGCCGGCAACATGGACCTGCTGGTGGCCCTGGGCACCAGCGCAGGCTACGGCTTGAGCCTGTACCAGTGGGCGCAGGCGCCTGCCGGCATGGTCCCACACCTGTACTTTGAGGCCTCGGCCGTGGTGATTGCCCTGGTGCTGCTGGGCAAGTACCTGGAGAGCCGTGCCAAACGCCAGACCGCGAGTGCCATCCGCGCTCTTGAAGCGCTGCGACCGGAACGCGCCGTGCGTATCGTCGACGGCCAGGAGCAAGATGTGGCCATCGCCCAGCTGCGCCTGGGCGACCTGGTACTGGTCAAGCCCGGCGAGCGGTTCCCGGTCGATGGTGTGGTCGAGGACGGCAGCAGCCATGCCGATGAAGCCCTGATCAGCGGCGAGAGCCTGCCGGTGCCCAAGCAACCCGGCGACAGTGTCACCGGTGGTGCCATCAATGGCGAAGGCCGGTTGCGGGTGCGCACCCAGGCGCTGGGCACCGAAACCGTGCTGGCCCGTATCATCCGCCTGGTCGAAGACGCCCAGGCCGCCAAGGCGCCGATCCAGAAGCTGGTCGACCGGGTCAGCCAAGTGTTCGTCCCGGCTGTGCTGGTGCTGGCACTGATCACCCTGATCGGCTGGTGGCTGGCCGGCGCACCGCTGGAAACCGCGCTGATCAACGCCGTAGCGGTGCTGGTCATCGCCTGCCCCTGCGCCCTTGGCCTGGCCACGCCTGCAGCAATCATGGCCGGCACCGGGGTTGCCGCCCGCCATGGCATCCTGATCAAGGACGCCGAAGCCCTGGAGCGTGCCCATGCGGTCAACTGCGTGGTCTTCGACAAGACCGGCACGCTTACCTCCGGCAGCCCACGGGTGGTCCACAGCCAGGCGCAAGTAGGCAGCAGTGCCGACCTGCACCGTCTGGCCGGTGCCCTGCAGCGCGGCAGCGAGCACCCACTGGCCAAGGCGGTGCTGGATGCCTGCGCCGATCAGGGGTTGGAGGTGCCAATTGTTACCGGCAGCCAGTCGCTGACCGGTCGCGGCATCGCCGGGCGTGTAGAGGACCGCGAGCTCGCCCTGGGCAACCGCCGCCTGCTCGACGAAAGCGCTCTGCAGCCCGGTGACCTGGCCGCCAAGGCCCAGGCCTGGGAGGCAGAAGGGCGCACCCTGTCGTGGTTGATTGAACGCGGCACGCAACCTCGTGTGCTGGGCCTGTTCGCCTTTGGTGACAGCCTCAAGCCCGGCGCGGCGCAGGCTATCGACACCCTGCGCGCACAGCACATCAGCAGCCACCTGCTGACCGGCGACAACCGCGGCAGCGCCAACGTGGTGGCTGACGCCCTGGGCATCGATGATGTCCATGCCGAAGTGCTGCCCGCAGACAAGGCCGCCACCGTGGCTGCGCTCAAGCAAAATGGCGTGGTCGCCATGGTCGGCGATGGCATCAACGACGCCCCGGCCCTGGCCGCCGCCGATATCGGCATTGCCATGGGTGGCGGTACCGACGTGGCCATGCAGGCCGCCGGCATCACCCTGATGCGAGGTGACCCGCGCCTGGTGCCTGCAGCCCTGGAAATCAGCCGCAAGACCTACGCCAAGATCCGCCAGAACCTGTTCTGGGCGTTCATCTATAACCTGGTCGGCATCCCGCTGGCGGCGCTGGGTTACCTCAACCCGGTACTGGCCGGCGCCGCCATGGCCTTGTCCAGCGTCAGCGTGGTCAGCAACGCACTGTGGCTCAAGGCATGGAAACCCACCAGCACCACCGAGGAGGCGCCATGA
- the cueR gene encoding Cu(I)-responsive transcriptional regulator: protein MNIGQAARRSGLSTKMIRYYESIGLLKPATRSDSGYRLYQAEDLHSLAFIKRSRDLGFSLEEVGKLLTLWQDRQRASADVKALAMQHINELNRRIEELVSLRDTLGELVSHCQGDDRPDCPILKDLANGAAESCCR, encoded by the coding sequence ATGAACATCGGCCAGGCCGCCCGCCGCAGCGGGCTTAGCACCAAGATGATCCGTTATTACGAATCCATCGGCCTGCTCAAGCCTGCCACGCGCAGCGACAGCGGCTACCGCCTGTACCAGGCAGAAGACTTGCACAGCCTGGCCTTCATCAAGCGGTCACGCGACTTGGGCTTTTCCCTGGAAGAGGTCGGCAAGCTGCTGACCCTGTGGCAGGACCGCCAACGTGCCAGCGCCGATGTGAAAGCGCTGGCCATGCAGCACATTAATGAGCTGAACCGGCGCATCGAAGAGCTGGTGAGCCTGCGCGACACCCTCGGCGAGCTGGTTTCGCATTGCCAGGGGGACGACCGCCCGGACTGCCCTATCCTCAAAGACTTGGCCAATGGAGCTGCTGAAAGCTGCTGTCGCTGA
- a CDS encoding adenosine deaminase — protein MYDWLNALPKAELHLHLEGSLEPELLFALAERNKIALPWADVETLRGAYAFNNLQEFLDLYYQGADVLRTEQDFYDLTWAYLQRCKAQNVIHTEPFFDPQTHTDRGIPFEVVLNGINQALKDGRKQLGISSGLILSFLRHLSEEEAQKTLDQALPFREAFIAVGLDSSEMGHPPSKFQRVFDRARNEGFVAVAHAGEEGPPEYIWEALDLLQIKRIDHGVRAIEDERLMQRIIDEQIPLTVCPLSNTKLCVFDHMSQHNILDMLERGVKVTVNSDDPAYFGGYVTENFHALHTHLGMTEDQARRLAQNSLDARLV, from the coding sequence ATGTATGACTGGTTGAACGCCCTGCCCAAGGCCGAACTGCACCTGCACCTGGAGGGCTCGCTGGAGCCTGAGTTGCTGTTCGCCCTGGCCGAGCGCAACAAGATTGCCCTGCCCTGGGCCGATGTGGAGACCTTGCGCGGTGCCTATGCCTTCAACAACCTGCAGGAGTTCCTCGACCTGTATTACCAAGGCGCAGATGTGCTGCGTACCGAGCAGGACTTTTACGACCTGACCTGGGCCTACCTGCAACGCTGCAAAGCCCAGAACGTGATCCACACCGAACCGTTCTTCGACCCGCAAACACACACCGACCGCGGCATCCCCTTCGAGGTGGTGCTCAATGGCATCAACCAGGCGCTGAAGGATGGCCGCAAGCAGCTGGGCATCAGCAGTGGCCTGATCCTCAGTTTCCTGCGCCACCTCAGTGAAGAGGAAGCGCAAAAAACCCTCGACCAGGCCCTGCCGTTCCGCGAAGCGTTCATTGCCGTTGGCCTGGACAGCTCGGAAATGGGCCACCCGCCGAGCAAATTCCAGCGCGTTTTCGACCGTGCCCGCAACGAAGGCTTTGTTGCCGTCGCCCATGCCGGCGAAGAAGGCCCGCCCGAGTACATCTGGGAAGCGCTGGACCTGCTGCAAATCAAGCGTATCGACCACGGCGTACGCGCCATCGAAGACGAGCGCCTGATGCAACGCATCATCGATGAGCAGATCCCGCTCACAGTGTGCCCGCTGTCCAACACCAAGCTTTGCGTGTTCGACCATATGAGCCAGCACAACATCCTGGACATGCTGGAGCGCGGCGTGAAGGTCACGGTGAACTCGGACGACCCGGCCTACTTCGGCGGCTACGTGACGGAAAACTTCCACGCCCTGCACACCCATCTGGGCATGACTGAAGACCAGGCCCGTCGCCTGGCGCAGAACAGCCTGGATGCCCGGCTGGTCTGA
- a CDS encoding TetR/AcrR family transcriptional regulator encodes MTLEVPAHRLSASGKPAGRIRQKNEQAIIQAAEDEFARHGFKGTSMNTIALKAELPKANLHYYFTNKLGLYIAVLSNIIELWDSTFNALSVDDDPGEALSQYIRTKMEFSRRNPQASRIFAMEVISGGTCLTEYFSADYREWFRGRAAVFQAWIDAGKMDPVDPVHLIFLLWGSTQHYADFATQICQVTGRSRLTKQDMEEASNNLIHIILKGCGIKPAV; translated from the coding sequence ATGACCCTAGAAGTCCCTGCGCACCGCCTCTCCGCCTCGGGCAAGCCCGCGGGCCGAATCCGCCAGAAAAACGAACAGGCCATTATCCAGGCAGCCGAAGACGAGTTCGCTCGCCATGGGTTCAAGGGCACCAGCATGAACACCATCGCCCTCAAGGCGGAACTGCCCAAGGCCAACCTGCACTACTACTTCACCAACAAGCTGGGCCTGTACATTGCCGTGCTCAGCAACATCATCGAATTGTGGGACAGCACCTTCAACGCCTTGAGCGTCGATGACGACCCGGGGGAAGCCCTGAGCCAGTACATCCGCACCAAGATGGAGTTCTCCCGGCGCAACCCACAGGCTTCGCGGATTTTCGCCATGGAAGTGATCAGCGGCGGCACCTGCCTGACCGAATACTTCAGTGCCGACTACCGCGAGTGGTTCCGTGGCCGGGCTGCCGTGTTCCAGGCGTGGATCGATGCGGGCAAGATGGACCCGGTCGATCCGGTGCACCTGATCTTCCTGCTGTGGGGCAGTACCCAGCACTACGCCGACTTCGCCACCCAGATCTGCCAGGTCACCGGCCGCAGCCGCCTGACCAAGCAGGACATGGAAGAGGCGAGCAACAACCTTATCCACATCATTCTGAAGGGCTGCGGCATCAAGCCGGCTGTGTAA